The window TCAATTCCAGCGTAATGCAACATTATCGGAACTTTTATGGATGGAACATCCGCACTGGCAGGTTGTTTGCCATAAAAAGCGACAGACGCGTTCAAATCGCTGGAATGTATTGCCAGTTGATTGGCCAGACCGCCACCCCAGCAAAAACCGACACAACCTGTTTTCCCTGAAGATCGCGGCAATTTTTTCAGGAAAGATACGGCACGAACATAATTGTTGAGCGTTTCATTCATGTCCAGTTCCTGGATCATATTTCTGGCCTGATCCATGTCTGGAGGTGTTCCGCCTTTAGGGGCCAGGGCATCAGGGGCCAGGGCAATGAAGCCTTCCAGGGCCAGTCGTCGGGTGATATCCGCGATGTGAGGATGCAAACCCCGGTTTTCATGAATCACCACCACACCAGGCAGTGATCCGGTAATTTTTGAAGGTTGGGCCAGATACCCTTTGAGGGGGCCGTTCTCTCCTGCATATTCCACCATTTTGGTTTCCAATCGTTCATCGTTGGCTGAAATGGTTTCAGCTTTAGCATAATTGCTTTCAAGAATGGGCAACAGCGACAGGGCCATCATGCTTCCACCGGCAAGCCTGGCTAAACGGTCCAGAAAATCCCGGCGGTTCATGGTGGAATGAATGTATTCATCGTAAAGATTGATGTATTTTTGTTCCATAATTATCCTCTTGAAAAGTTATTTAACGGAAGTCCTCATTCCTGGTAAGCGTTCAGCTTTCAGTATTCAGCTTTCAGTGTTTATGCGCCTCAGAAGCATTATGATTCAATAGCAGAAAATATCGTTAGGCTTCCAGTCTTTGATAATTTCTGAAAACTGATAGCTGACGGCTGAACGTGTACCATTTCTGAGTTAGGCTTTAGCCGAAAAGTATTTTTCCATGCCGGAAACTTGCCCAAGGGAAGTTCACTTTTAAGCTTTAACCTTTATAGCTGATGGAAACAACGCAAACAGGATTCCGGACAGAATCAGAACACCTCCCAAGCCCTCATACCATGAAAGCCAGTGTCCGAGTACCAGAAACTCTGTGATCAGGGTCGAAACAGGAGTGAAGGTGCTGATGAGCACTGTTTTGGAAACAGACAGATAACGCAAGGAATAAATGTAGGCCAGTCGGGCACCAAACGGACCAAGCAATCCCAGCAGAATCAACAGACGCCACTCGAATGCGCCAATCTGTTGAACTTCGGAAATAAGTTGTGCATCCATAGACATGAAAAAAACTGAAAACCCCAGTCTCCAGAAATTGATCACTTGCGGATCAACCCGATGAATGATCTTTTTTGAAACCACCTGCGTGGCGGCAAAGGCCGCCGCTGAACAAACAGCCCATAAGACAGGAGTCCAGCCAGCCAGATCAAAGGTGAGTGAATCGATTTTGGTGACAACCACGCCTCCAAGGGAAACAAGCATTCCGCCCCATAGCCGGAGTCCGGTTTGTTCTTTCAGAAACAGCCAGCTCATCAGCATGGCAAGCATCACTTCTCCCCGTTGAATGATCATACCCAAGGTAGGAGCCATGCCCATGAAGGCCTTGCCAATGGCATAATTTCCCAGAGTTGCCAGTCCTGCCACACCGAGCAGCACCAGAAACAGGGGAATTGGTACTATCACTTTGGGCCGTTTCCACAGGATTCCCGGTACAGACATCAGGAACGCACAGCCAAACATGCCATAAACCACACCCATGGGGGAAACGGTTTTCAGAGCGATAGCATAGGGAATCGCTGTCAGGCCTGCACCCGTCATGCCGGCGACGGCCAGCAGATATCCGGTATAGGTCTGTTTCCAGGAAAGATCATGTGGAGTCATTGGTGCCATACCGAAGAATTTGGTGCATGAATTTCAGGTAACGCAAAGAAAGGTCTTCCCCTTTTCAAAATGATTATGCTAAGAAGATAAGCAGTCGGGCAAACCTTTTTCACTATTGATTTTTCAGACCTGAGCCTTAACAGACTGTTCGGGAATAAAAATTCATGCGCATTGGATGACAGGAGGAGAAAATGTACAAATGGTTTATAATAATTGTTGCTGGATTTATAACAACGCAGGCGTATGGGCAAACCGCTCACGAAATTATCAGCAAGGTCCGGGACAGGGAAATTGGCAATGCCACCAAGACTCGCATGACCATGGTTTTGATTGAAAAAGATAAAACGCAACGTGTCCGGGAGTTGATTTCCTTCAGCAAAAGTGATGAATCGCAAAGTAAGGATCTGCTTTATTTTGAATCGCCTCCTGATATGAAAGGGACAGGCTTTCTCAACATTCGTGTTCGTGAAAAAAATGGTGAAAAAGATCAATGGCTGTATCTGCCCGCCTTAAAAAAAGTAAAACGGATCGCGTCCAGCGAAAGCGGTGGTGATTTTCTGGGTTCAGACTTCAGCTACAGTGATATGGGTGGAACAGACATTGACAACTACAATTACGCTCTGAAAGGAGAAGAAACGGTCAATGGTTACGAGACCTACCAGATTATTTCCCAACCTAAAACGGATGCGATCGCCAAGCAGTTTGGCTATCGTAAAAGTATCCTCTGGGTTGCCAAAGATATCTGGCTGGTGGTCAAAGCCATCAATTACACCACCAAACCCGGTGAAATAAAATTGATGGAAGCGTCCGACATCAAGGAAGTGAATGGAATCTGGACCGCCTACAAAATCCAGATGAGCCGTCTTCAGGAAAAAGCATTTCAGCATGCCACGATCATGGTTCTCAATGAGGTGGAATACAATGCGGATATTGATGATGGCATTTTCACCGAACGCCAGCTCATGAAAGGATTCTGAACCTTCATGCGTGTGGTGTTACAAAGAGTCCGTGAAGCCAGGGTTACCGTTGATGAACAGACGCTTGGTCAAATTGGACCCGGATTATTGCTGTTCACAGGCATTACCCATGATGACAGGCAGAGCAATGCGGAATTCCTGGCTGAAAAATGTATCAATCTCCGTGTCTTTGAAGATGAACATGGAAAAATGAACCGTTCCTGTCTGGAATGTCAGGGTGAGATTCTGGTTGTGTCTCAATTCACCTTGTATGGTAACTGTCAGAAAGGTCGTCGACCGGGCTTTGATCAGGCCGCCCCGCCATCCCTGGCTCAGGAACTGTATGACTATTTTGTCCAGATTTTGCAAAAATCCTCCTTAAATATCCAGACAGGCCGATTTCAGGCCACAATGCAGGTTCATCTGATCAATGATGGACCCGTCACTTTGATTCTGGAAAAATAACCTGATGCGTCCGCATCACCTGCTTACATCCTCTTATTCCTGAAAGACTTATGAACTCACCTCAAAGCGTAAAAATCCTGTTTGTCTGCATGGGCAATATCTGTCGTTCACCCGCCGCTGAGGGAATCATGCAAACCCTGGTGCGTCAAGCTGGACTCAACGACCGGATTGTCTGTGATTCTGCCGGAACCATTGGCTATCATACCGGGGAAAAAGCAGACGCCAGAATGCGAAGTCATTCCCAAAAGCGAGGCTATGAGTTATTGAGTTTATCCCGCCAGTTTGATCCCGGACGTGATTTTGAAAAATTTGATCTGATCATCACCATGGATAATCACAACTATAAGGATGTTATCGCCATGTCTCTGGACAATGTCTCGAGGAAAAAAGTGTTTCGCATGACCGATTTCTGCCAGAGGATAAAAGACATCCATGAAGTGCCAGATCCTTATTATGATGGGGATCAAGGATTTGAAATGGTGCTGGACCTTCTTGAAGATGCTTGCACCGGCCTGTTGGAATATGTCAGAAAAACATGGAATCTGTAATCATGCAATGTGATGTAACTGTGATCATCCATGGCTGTTCACTTCTCTGGTAGGACGGGACTACGTGCCCGTCAAAAATCGGTGCCTCCTCTCTGCGAGATTTTCAAAATATCTCGAATCAGGTGCGCCCAGCACAACTGACGTTTCATGGCATCGACCCAATTGTCAGTCGAATAACGATCTGAAACGAGAATTCCTTAGGTGAAACCCTATTGCCTCTGCACAAAAAATGACTTTCCATTAAAAATCAGCTTTTAAATTACAAAAAAACATTCATACTCTCCGCAATTCATTGATGGACATGAGGATTAATGCCTCCTGATTCTGTATTGCCATTCCTTTTGGGTGCTCAGTTCATTCAGGCGTAGTTTGTGCATAACTCCTGTATCTTTTCCCCCTGATTGTTCAAATCATACCTGTGAGGTGTTCATGGAGAACGACGTTTTAAGTTTTACCAGTGAGGTCATCAATGTTTTGTCAAAAGCTGAGTCCATCAAAGAACCTGGTCAAAGCGGATGGGATCGATTGAATCGGTTGCGTTCCATGAAAAAAGAATCCCACGATATGGCATTGCATCGACTGAACAGTTTGACAGCAAGATCGACCCACAGGGAAACAACACATGATGAACTGATCGACTCTCTGGTAGATGCCATTGATGGCATGGCCGGATACATTGCGTCGCATGGTTGAACCAAACCTCTCATATATATTGCCGGGGCGAAAATTGCTCCGGAGTGCCTGTTTAAATTCCCATGAAATCAGATTCCAGCTTGCCCAAATTGCTGAACATTGCCCAAAAACATGAACACCGCATTATTGGCGTAATGTCTGGAACTTCCCTGGATGGTGTGGATCTGGCGTTGGTTAAATTTGCAACCCACGGCAAAAAATTCAGTTTTGACGTGGAATTTTTTACCACTGTTCCTTATCCCTCTCCCCTTAAAAAACTGTTGCACGAACAAATGCTGGAACACACGGCCAACGTAAGGTCTATCTGTTCGGTCCATCAGGATCTCGGGCTGTTTCTGGGGGAAGTGATTGCCGCGCAACTCCAGCAGTGGGATGTTTCACCTCATGAGGTGGACTGTATTGCCAGTCACGGACAAACGATTTATCATTTGCCACACGGTACAAGATGGGATGGTGCACCCCTGAAAGCAACCCTGCAAATTGGCGATGGCGATCAGATTGCGGTCAAAACCGGCATCATCACCATTTCTGATTTCAGAGTGAAAGATATTGCCTATGGTGGGGATGGTGCGCCCTTGATTCCCTATGCGGATTATTTATTATTTGGACAGCGGGAAGAATCGTTGGTTCTGCACAATCTGGGCGGTATCAGCAATCTGACTTTTCTGCCGGGGCAAGGTAAAACTGAGGGAATTCTGGCCTTTGATACTGGTCCGGCCAATGTTCTGATCAATCTGGCGGTAGAACATTGTGTGGATCCAACCCTGGCGTTTGACCCGGAAGGAAAATTAGCCGCAGAAGGTAAGACATCAACTCCGTTGTTGAAGCGAATGCTGGAGCATCCTTTTTTTCAGCAACATCCGCCCAAATCCACAGGTCGGGAAGCCTTTGGGTATGCCTATCTTCAGGAAGTCCTGCAATGGTCTGAAGCCAGAAACCTGGACACTCGTGACTTGCTGGCCACGCTCACCATGCTGACCGCCCGATCCATTCAAATCGCCTATGATACTTTTTTGCCGTCCAGGAACTTAACGGCCTATTTTAGCGGAGGTGGGGCACACAATCTCACCTTGATGCAAAATATTCAGCAATGTCTGCCAACCTGTAAAATTTTGCCCTTTGAAAACCTCGGGCTTTCCACAGATTCGAGAGAAGCTGTGAGTTTTGCGTTGTTTGCTCATGAATTACTCACAGGCCGAACGGTCACATTTCCCGGAATCACCGGCAACTCAAGCTTCACCACCCTCGGAAAAATTTCAATTCCATAAGCGCGGATCCATGAATTCAGTCGTTTGATCCGGTTTGCTGAACGCCTTTCATTCGTGTGATATTCTGATCCTTGCTGATCCATAATTGATTGACCCATTCCTGAAAATTCTGCCGAAATGCGTCATCTTCTTCATAATTGCCATGAATCAGTTCCGGGGGAACACGCATTTCTTCAATATGGACTTTTACAGCAGGAATGTTTCCTGAAAGCAGATCCCAGAATTTGGGGGGATTGTGATTTCCCGGATAAACGATGGTGATGTTGAGAATATTGTTGATGTAGTCGCCCATGGATGACATGACCAGCGCAATTCCACCA is drawn from SAR324 cluster bacterium and contains these coding sequences:
- a CDS encoding anhydro-N-acetylmuramic acid kinase — translated: MKSDSSLPKLLNIAQKHEHRIIGVMSGTSLDGVDLALVKFATHGKKFSFDVEFFTTVPYPSPLKKLLHEQMLEHTANVRSICSVHQDLGLFLGEVIAAQLQQWDVSPHEVDCIASHGQTIYHLPHGTRWDGAPLKATLQIGDGDQIAVKTGIITISDFRVKDIAYGGDGAPLIPYADYLLFGQREESLVLHNLGGISNLTFLPGQGKTEGILAFDTGPANVLINLAVEHCVDPTLAFDPEGKLAAEGKTSTPLLKRMLEHPFFQQHPPKSTGREAFGYAYLQEVLQWSEARNLDTRDLLATLTMLTARSIQIAYDTFLPSRNLTAYFSGGGAHNLTLMQNIQQCLPTCKILPFENLGLSTDSREAVSFALFAHELLTGRTVTFPGITGNSSFTTLGKISIP
- a CDS encoding DMT family transporter, with the translated sequence MTPHDLSWKQTYTGYLLAVAGMTGAGLTAIPYAIALKTVSPMGVVYGMFGCAFLMSVPGILWKRPKVIVPIPLFLVLLGVAGLATLGNYAIGKAFMGMAPTLGMIIQRGEVMLAMLMSWLFLKEQTGLRLWGGMLVSLGGVVVTKIDSLTFDLAGWTPVLWAVCSAAAFAATQVVSKKIIHRVDPQVINFWRLGFSVFFMSMDAQLISEVQQIGAFEWRLLILLGLLGPFGARLAYIYSLRYLSVSKTVLISTFTPVSTLITEFLVLGHWLSWYEGLGGVLILSGILFALFPSAIKVKA
- a CDS encoding transposase; translation: MLVSDRYSTDNWVDAMKRQLCWAHLIRDILKISQRGGTDF
- a CDS encoding D-tyrosyl-tRNA(Tyr) deacylase, whose amino-acid sequence is MRVVLQRVREARVTVDEQTLGQIGPGLLLFTGITHDDRQSNAEFLAEKCINLRVFEDEHGKMNRSCLECQGEILVVSQFTLYGNCQKGRRPGFDQAAPPSLAQELYDYFVQILQKSSLNIQTGRFQATMQVHLINDGPVTLILEK
- a CDS encoding low molecular weight phosphotyrosine protein phosphatase, giving the protein MNSPQSVKILFVCMGNICRSPAAEGIMQTLVRQAGLNDRIVCDSAGTIGYHTGEKADARMRSHSQKRGYELLSLSRQFDPGRDFEKFDLIITMDNHNYKDVIAMSLDNVSRKKVFRMTDFCQRIKDIHEVPDPYYDGDQGFEMVLDLLEDACTGLLEYVRKTWNL
- a CDS encoding outer membrane lipoprotein-sorting protein — translated: MYKWFIIIVAGFITTQAYGQTAHEIISKVRDREIGNATKTRMTMVLIEKDKTQRVRELISFSKSDESQSKDLLYFESPPDMKGTGFLNIRVREKNGEKDQWLYLPALKKVKRIASSESGGDFLGSDFSYSDMGGTDIDNYNYALKGEETVNGYETYQIISQPKTDAIAKQFGYRKSILWVAKDIWLVVKAINYTTKPGEIKLMEASDIKEVNGIWTAYKIQMSRLQEKAFQHATIMVLNEVEYNADIDDGIFTERQLMKGF
- a CDS encoding dienelactone hydrolase family protein; amino-acid sequence: MEQKYINLYDEYIHSTMNRRDFLDRLARLAGGSMMALSLLPILESNYAKAETISANDERLETKMVEYAGENGPLKGYLAQPSKITGSLPGVVVIHENRGLHPHIADITRRLALEGFIALAPDALAPKGGTPPDMDQARNMIQELDMNETLNNYVRAVSFLKKLPRSSGKTGCVGFCWGGGLANQLAIHSSDLNASVAFYGKQPASADVPSIKVPIMLHYAGIDDRINQGIPEYVKALDAAKIRYELHQYEGVQHAFNNDTNEARYNAQAAKLAWSRTITFLKANLS